One part of the Glycine soja cultivar W05 chromosome 11, ASM419377v2, whole genome shotgun sequence genome encodes these proteins:
- the LOC114374189 gene encoding FT-interacting protein 7-like codes for MNNFKLGVDVVSAHNLLPKDGQGSSNAFVELYFDGQKYRTTIKERDLNPVWNESFYFNISDPSNLHYMALDVYIHCHTKATNSTSFLGKVSLTGTSFVPYSDAVVLHYPLEKRGIFSRVRGEIGLKVYITNDPTIKSSIPTPVVESMPTNYSSSTHSEVRAPASTMTNSLPNEKVESRHTFHHLPNTNHHQHQQHSSGFADTHYVTKYEADAMKSEPQPMKLVRTATSVQPVDFALKETSPYLGGGRVVGGRIVHKDKTASTYDLVERMYFLYVRVVKARELPAMDVTGSLDPFVEVRIGNYKGITRHFDKNQSPEWNQVFAFSKDRMQASVLDVVIKDKDLIKDDFVGIVRFDINEVPLRVPPDSPLAPEWYRLEDKKGEKNKGELMLAVWIGTQADEAFSDAWHSDAATPVDSTHAISAVMRSKVYHAPRLWYVRVNVVEAQDLVPTEKNRFPDVYAKVQIGNQVLKTKTVPARTLSALWNEDLLFVAAEPFEDHLIISVEDRVSPGKDEIIGRIIIPLNSVERRADDRIIHSRWFNLEKPVAIDVDQLKKEKFSSRIQLRLCLDGGYHVLDESTHYSSDLRPTAKQLWKPPIGVLELGVLNAVGLHPMKTRDGRGTSDTYCVAKYGHKWVRTRTIADNLCPKYNEQYTWEVFDHATVLTVGVFDNSQLGEKANGSSKDLKIGKVRIRISTLETGRIYTHSYPLLVLHPTGVKKMGELHLAIRFSCTSFANMLYLYSRPLLPKMHYVRPFSVTQLDMLRHQAMNIVAARLGRAEPPLRKEVVEYMSDVDSHLWSMRRSKANFFRLMTVFSGVFAVGKWFGDICMWRNPITTVLVHVLFLMLVCFPELILPTIFLYMFLIGVWNFRYRPRYPPHMNTRISQAEAVHPDELDEEFDTFPTSRSPDLVRMRYDRLRSVAGRIQTVVGDLASQGERIQALLSWRDPRATSIFITLSLLSALVLYVTPFQAVAGLAGFYIMRHPRFRHRLPCTPVNFFRRLPSRTDTML; via the coding sequence ATGAACAACTTCAAGTTAGGGGTAGATGTGGTTAGTGCTCACAATCTATTACCCAAAGATGGGCAAGGttcatccaatgcctttgtggaACTTTACTTTGATGGACAAAAGTACCGTACGACCATCAAAGAAAGGGATCTTAACCCAGTTTGGAATGAGAGCTTCTACTTCAATATATCTGACCCTTCTAATCTTCACTATATGGCACTTGATGTCTATATCCACTGCCACACCAAAGCTACTAACTCCACTTCTTTTCTTGGCAAGGTTAGCCTTACCGGGACTTCTTTTGTCCCTTACTCTGATGCAGTTGTCTTGCACTATCCATTGGAGAAGCGTGGTATTTTCTCTCGTGTAAGAGGAGAGATTGGCCTTAAAGTTTACATCACTAATGATCCAACCATAAAATCATCCATTCCAACTCCTGTTGTTGAGTCCATGCCAACAAATTATTCAAGCTCAACACATTCAGAAGTTCGAGCACCTGCAAGCACAATGACAAACAGTTTGCCGAATGAAAAGGTTGAGTCAAGACACACATTTCATCATCTCCCTAACACAAACCATCACCAGCACCAACAGCACTCCTCTGGCTTTGCAGATACTCATTATGTAACAAAGTATGAAGCTGATGCAATGAAATCTGAACCACAGCCTATGAAACTAGTACGCACTGCTACATCAGTACAACCAGTTGATTTTGCACTTAAAGAAACAAGTCCATATCTTGGTGGGGGAAGAGTTGTTGGTGGTCGTATTGTTCATAAAGACAAGACTGCTAGTACATATGATCTTGTGGAAAGGATGTACTTTCTGTATGTCAGAGTTGTCAAGGCTCGTGAGCTTCCTGCTATGGATGTTACTGGTAGCCTTGATCCATTTGTTGAGGTGAGAATTGGAAATTACAAAGGTATTACCAGACACTTCGATAAGAATCAGAGTCCTGAATGGAATCAGGTGTTTGCATTTTCAAAGGACCGGATGCAAGCATCTGTACTTGATGTTGTGATCAAGGACAAGGATCTCATCAAAGATGATTTTGTAGGCATTGTGAGGTTTGACATCAATGAGGTTCCTTTGAGAGTACCACCAGATAGCCCTTTGGCTCCAGAGTGGTACCGCCTTGAGGACAAGAAAGGAGAGAAGAATAAAGGTGAGTTGATGCTTGCTGTCTGGATTGGTACTCAAGCAGATGAGGCTTTTTCTGATGCATGGCATTCAGATGCCGCCACTCCTGTTGACAGCACACATGCGATCTCTGCAGTGATGCGTTCAAAGGTCTATCATGCACCAAGGTTATGGTACGTGCGTGTCAATGTTGTGGAGGCGCAAGACTTGGTTCCTACAGAGAAAAACCGTTTCCCTGATGTGTATGCCAAGGTGCAGATAGGAAACCAAGTGCTGAAAACAAAGACAGTTCCAGCACGAACACTAAGCGCACTCTGGAATGAAGATCTTTTGTTTGTTGCTGCTGAACCTTTTGAAGACCATTTAATTATTTCAGTTGAAGATCGGGTTAGTCCAGGAAAAGATGAGATCATTGGGAGGATCATCATACCACTGAACTCCGTGGAAAGGCGTGCAGATGATAGAATCATTCATTCTAGATGGTTCAACCTGGAAAAGCCAGTTGCTATAGATGTTGATCAGTTGAAGAAAGAAAAGTTCTCAAGCAGAATTCAGCTCCGGTTATGTTTAGATGGAGGATATCATGTTCTTGATGAGTCAACTCATTACAGTAGCGACCTCCGCCCGACAGCAAAGCAGCTGTGGAAGCCACCAATTGGGGTTTTAGAACTTGGAGTGCTGAATGCTGTAGGACTCCATCCAATGAAAACAAGGGATGGTAGGGGCACATCTGACACATACTGTGTAGCAAAATATGGTCACAAATGGGTCAGAACAAGGACCATTGCTGATAATCTGTGTCCAAAATACAATGAGCAATACACTTGGGAGGTTTTTGATCATGCCACGGTTCTTACAGTTGGTGTATTTGACAACAGCCAGCTCGGGGAAAAAGCTAATGGTTCTTCAAAGGACTTGAAAATTGGGAAGGTCAGAATTCGCATCTCTACACTGGAAACAGGCAGGATTTACACTCACTCATATCCATTGTTGGTTCTTCACCCAACCGGGGTTAAGAAGATGGGTGAACTTCACTTGGCAATACGGTTTTCATGCACTTCttttgcaaacatgctttaCCTATACTCACGACCACTGCTGCCCAAAATGCACTACGTAAGGCCATTCTCTGTGACGCAGCTAGACATGCTGCGTCACCAAGCAATGAACATAGTGGCTGCTAGACTTGGCCGGGCAGAGCCACCACTTCGCAAAGAAGTGGTGGAATACATGTCAGATGTGGACTCCCACCTTTGGAGCATGCGGAGAAGCAAGGCGAATTTCTTCAGACTGATGACTGTCTTCTCTGGTGTGTTTGCAGTTGGAAAATGGTTTGGTGATATCTGCATGTGGAGGAATCCTATCACAACAGTGCTGGTTCATGTGCTCTTTCTCATGCTTGTTTGCTTCCCAGAATTGATCCTTCCCACTATTTTTCTGTACATGTTCTTGATAGGGGTATGGAACTTCAGGTATAGACCAAGGTACCCTCCTCACATGAACACAAGAATCTCACAAGCTGAGGCAGTGCACCCGGATGAGTTAGATGAAGAGTTTGACACATTCCCTACGAGTCGTAGCCCGGACCTAGTGAGAATGAGGTACGATCGCTTGAGGAGTGTGGCTGGAAGGATTCAAACAGTGGTTGGTGATTTGGCCAGCCAGGGAGAGAGGATTCAGGCACTGTTAAGCTGGAGAGACCCGCGTGCTACATCCATATTTATTACATTGAGTCTCCTATCTGCGTTGGTGCTCTATGTTACTCCTTTTCAGGCTGTGGCTGGTTTGGCAGGGTTTTACATCATGAGGCATCCCAGATTTCGCCACAGGCTGCCATGTACCCCAGTCAACTTCTTCCGGCGCCTCCCTTCAAGAACAGATACCATGTTATAG
- the LOC114374190 gene encoding probable copper-transporting ATPase HMA5 isoform X2, translating into MVIACPYALGLATPTAVMVGTGVGASQGVFIKGGQALESAHKVDCIVFDKTGTLLRCEFATPVQFIIRRRFYVGAYKALRKGSANMDVLIVLGTNAAYFYSLYVVERAALSRHFKGSDFFETSSMLISFILLGKYLKVLAKGKTSQAIAKLMNLTPETATLLTQDDEGSVVSERQIDSRLIQKDDVIKVVPRAKVASDGFVIWGQGHVNESTITGEAKPVAKRKGDMVIGGTVNENGVLHVKVTRVGSESVLSQFVRLVESAQMAKAPVQKIADHISKYFVPLA; encoded by the exons ATGGTCATAGCTTGCCCTTATGCTTTGGGTTTAGCAACGCCAACTGCTGTTATGGTTGGGACTGGAGTTGGTGCATCTCAGGGCGTGTTCATCAAAGGAGGCCAAGCATTGGAGAGTGCACATAAG GTGGACTGCATTGTTTTTGATAAGACGGGTACTCTCTTGAGGTGTGAATTTGCCACCCCGGTGCAGTTCATCATAAGGAGAAGGTTCTATGTTGGGGCATATAAAGCATTGCGCAAAGGTTCTGCTAACATGGATGTGTTGATAGTCTTAGGGACAAATGCAGCGTATTTCTATTCTCTTTATGTCGTGGAAAGAGCAGCTTTGTCTCGGCATTTCAAAGGCAGTGATTTCTTTGAGACCAGCTCTATGCTCATTTCGTTTATTCTGTTGGGGAAGTATTTGAAAGTGTTGGCAAAGGGAAAGACATCTCAGGCCATTGCAAAGCTTATGAACTTGACACCCGAGACAGCAACCTTGTTAACTCAAGATGATGAGGGAAGTGTGGTTAGTGAAAGACAAATTGATAGCCGGTTGATACAAAAGGACGATGTGATCAAGGTTGTTCCTCGTGCAAAAGTAGCATCGGATGGTTTTGTCATATGGGGACAAGGTCATGTAAATGAGAGCACGATAACTGGAGAGGCAAAGCCTGTGGCGAAGAGGAAGGGTGATATGGTGATTGGAGGCACTGTGAATGAGAATGGGGTTTTGCACGTTAAGGTGACAAGGGTTGGATCAGAGAGTGTTCTCTCTCAGTTTGTTCGACTTGTTGAGTCTGCCCAAATGGCTAAAGCTCCTGTCCAAAAAATTGCTGATcatatttctaaatattttgtTCCTCTG GCCTAG
- the LOC114374190 gene encoding probable copper-transporting ATPase HMA5 isoform X1: MVIACPYALGLATPTAVMVGTGVGASQGVFIKGGQALESAHKVDCIVFDKTGTLLRCEFATPVQFIIRRRFYVGAYKALRKGSANMDVLIVLGTNAAYFYSLYVVERAALSRHFKGSDFFETSSMLISFILLGKYLKVLAKGKTSQAIAKLMNLTPETATLLTQDDEGSVVSERQIDSRLIQKDDVIKVVPRAKVASDGFVIWGQGHVNESTITGEAKPVAKRKGDMVIGGTVNENGVLHVKVTRVGSESVLSQFVRLVESAQMAKAPVQKIADHISKYFVPLVSLVLLTIFSDFAH, encoded by the exons ATGGTCATAGCTTGCCCTTATGCTTTGGGTTTAGCAACGCCAACTGCTGTTATGGTTGGGACTGGAGTTGGTGCATCTCAGGGCGTGTTCATCAAAGGAGGCCAAGCATTGGAGAGTGCACATAAG GTGGACTGCATTGTTTTTGATAAGACGGGTACTCTCTTGAGGTGTGAATTTGCCACCCCGGTGCAGTTCATCATAAGGAGAAGGTTCTATGTTGGGGCATATAAAGCATTGCGCAAAGGTTCTGCTAACATGGATGTGTTGATAGTCTTAGGGACAAATGCAGCGTATTTCTATTCTCTTTATGTCGTGGAAAGAGCAGCTTTGTCTCGGCATTTCAAAGGCAGTGATTTCTTTGAGACCAGCTCTATGCTCATTTCGTTTATTCTGTTGGGGAAGTATTTGAAAGTGTTGGCAAAGGGAAAGACATCTCAGGCCATTGCAAAGCTTATGAACTTGACACCCGAGACAGCAACCTTGTTAACTCAAGATGATGAGGGAAGTGTGGTTAGTGAAAGACAAATTGATAGCCGGTTGATACAAAAGGACGATGTGATCAAGGTTGTTCCTCGTGCAAAAGTAGCATCGGATGGTTTTGTCATATGGGGACAAGGTCATGTAAATGAGAGCACGATAACTGGAGAGGCAAAGCCTGTGGCGAAGAGGAAGGGTGATATGGTGATTGGAGGCACTGTGAATGAGAATGGGGTTTTGCACGTTAAGGTGACAAGGGTTGGATCAGAGAGTGTTCTCTCTCAGTTTGTTCGACTTGTTGAGTCTGCCCAAATGGCTAAAGCTCCTGTCCAAAAAATTGCTGATcatatttctaaatattttgtTCCTCTGGTAAGCCTAGTACTACTGACTATTTTTTCTGATTTTGCTCATTAG